The Aedes aegypti strain LVP_AGWG chromosome 3, AaegL5.0 Primary Assembly, whole genome shotgun sequence genome contains a region encoding:
- the LOC5577029 gene encoding transferrin, with amino-acid sequence MNLRRRYYLCYWLVIIYLTADVHSQDIVKGKNTADKKLRVCVVEGSGLYKKGAQNCPTLEAKSNLECEYGLDRLDCLRKIQKGKAHFAVFSPEDLLAARWAGAEILVTSELRFHNEFFEYEVVAVVDNEAHINTARELKGSKFCHPGHGIQNHWTEVLADYFETKLVPRECEEDISPTESRIKAVANFFGPSCKAGPWVSDPVEDRALKNKYPSLCQLCYNPYQCGIGDKHWGRRGPLYCLTSGAGEVAWVRLDDVRSHFGFSGLPPEADPAGFSFLCPDGHLQPLDTRKPCVWLAKPWPAVAAQRNIAMKVQDTVAGLNHDDTNSWQNALLMILETYHVNVTTLDNTIPVDDYLDQAIGFQDAYSFPSCNPPRSILFCTTSLIELAKCSWMQEVASVYGVEPNIQCMRSDTLDTCLKNVQHKVSDVVIVDQDTRLRAQRDYNLKPILYEYSSTLEDKYVVVAVIRAGSKIKTGFDLRGKKACFPSYQGAAYLSVLESLMNHTNFIDECTDVSSYFSSSSCNWKADSRCTNVFNGEEGALRCLLEGNGDVAFMGYETFKKFKGNEFHWAHKHSPTEFSLFCPFNKPVKAKAVCYLNWVSRGHIMISGAASVLREKEIYNSLREIDRLLGKKHRVTSVPFTLYGEFDRKTNVIYRDGTESLRGPAEMYRDRNAGLLDSIYARIAHRNCTHSNATRTVMSTSALTLNAILIFIYFSFYLL; translated from the exons TGCGGGTGTGCGTCGTCGAGGGAAGCGGTCTATACAAAAAGGGAGCTCAAAACTGTCCAACTCTGGAGGCCAAGTCCAACCTCGAGTGCGAGTACGGCCTAGACCGGTTGGACTGTCTGCGTAAGATTCAGAAGGGAAAGGCGCACTTTGCCGTTTTCTCGCCCGAAGATCTACTGGCCGCAAGATGGGCTGGTGCTGAAATTCTAGTCACGAGTGAACTTCGCTTCCATAACG AGTTTTTCGAGTATGAAGTGGTGGCAGTCGTGGATAATGAAGCTCACATCAATACTGCACGGGAGCTGAAAGGCAGCAAGTTCTGCCATCCTGGTCACGGAATACAAAATCATTGGACGGAAGTTCTAGCTGAT tattttgagaCCAAACTCGTTCCCCGAGAATGTGAGGAAGATATATCTCCAACTGAATCCAGGATCAAGGCTGTTGCCAATTTCTTCGGACCAAGCTGCAAGGCTGGCCCTTGGGTTTCAGATCCTGTTGAAGATCGCGCTCTAA AGAACAAATATCCATCGCTGTGCCAGCTGTGTTACAACCCTTACCAGTGTGGCATTGGTGATAAGCATTGGGGTCGCCGAGGGCCTCTCTATTGTCTGACCAGTGGAGCTGGTGAAGTCGCTTGGGTTCGTCTAGATGACGTTAGGAGCCACTTCGGT TTCAGCGGACTTCCTCCAGAGGCTGATCCAGCCGGGTTCAGTTTCCTTTGCCCAGATGGTCATCTACAGCCCTTGGACACAAGAAAACCGTGCGTTTGGCTAGCAAAACCATGGCCAGCAGTTGCTGCTCAAAG AAATATTGCCATGAAAGTACAGGACACAGTGGCGGGTCTGAACCACGATGATACCAACAGCTGGCAGAATGCACTACTCATGATATTGGAAACGTATCACGTTAACGTGACGACCTTGGATAACACCATTCCGGTGGATGATTATTTGGATCAGGCGATCGGTTTTCAAGATGCGTATAGTTTCCCATCATGTAATCCACCTAG ATCGATCCTGTTTTGCACCACGTCGTTGATAGAATTGGCTAAATGTTCTTGGATGCAAGAGGTGGCTTCGGTTTACGGCGTGGAGCCTAATATACAATGTATGCGATCGGATACGTTGGATACGTGCCTCAAGAATGTGCAGCACAAAGTGTCGGATGTGGTTATAGTGGATCAAGACACGCGACTGAGAGCCCAACGTGATTATAATCTGAAACCGATTTTGTATGAATACTCCTCTACGCTGGAAGACAAGTACGTTGTGGTTGCGGTAATTCGAGCAGGATCAAAGATTAAAACAGGATTCG ATTTACGAGGAAAGAAAGCTTGCTTCCCAAGCTACCAAGGAGCGGCTTATTTGTCGGTGCTGGAGTCATTGATGAATCATACCAACTTTATTGATGAGTGCACCGATGTTTCGAGCTACTTTTCGTCAAGTTCTTGCAATTGGAAGGCCGATTCAAGGTGTACCAATGTATTCAATGGCGAGGAAGGGGCTTTGCGATGTCTTCTGGAGGGCAATGGAGATGTAGCTTTTATGGGCTACGaaactttcaagaaattcaAAG GAAACGAATTCCACTGGGCTCACAAGCACTCACCCACGGAGTTTAGCTTGTTCTGTCCGTTCAACAAGCCCGTGAAAGCAAAAGCAGTCTGCTATCTGAACTGGGTATCGCGCGGTCACATCATGATTAGCGGCGCTGCATCGGTGTTACGCGAAAAGGAGATTTACAATTCGTTGCGGGAAATTGACCGACTTTTGGGCAAAAAGCACCGAGTTACGTCGGTCCCCTTCACACTGTACGGAGAGTTTGATCGCAAAACTAATGTTATTTATAG GGATGGTACGGAATCACTTCGAGGTCCAGCAGAGATGTACCGCGACCGGAATGCAGGCCTACTAGATTCCATATACGCAAGGATAGCACACAGAAATTGTACTCACAGCAACGCCACCCGTACAGTGATGTCGACGTCAGCTTTAACCCTCAATGCcatattgatttttatttatttctcgtTTTACCTGTTGTGA